From one Triticum urartu cultivar G1812 chromosome 3, Tu2.1, whole genome shotgun sequence genomic stretch:
- the LOC125545762 gene encoding exocyst complex component EXO70A1-like: protein MDLATVPRPASEKVHLAVGDDVTQCRLTVRWALHFIPPHMLLVLVHIHRPTTPTVLGASVAASKLTEDHVSAHRISEKNVIEKNLKECLQMCKVQAEILIIDKDDVIAGLGEAVKDQKVTTLVMGVKRRKHGWKSKTADALEKQADCLCNILYLHEGVLVASRHQHTDRKIGMPSLVGCHFSGSNSNTTKSSSFFNSRSTADTFDTEHLDDPSLVMNSTYIYHDCRFNTIIGLKSFDTFKELVKQQILAEHSRDLYQAFNIKYCDIFTGCQLIGGFDSLIGVDPQHLGEEHWKSIKSWPAVLEYIVSVLKTLQMQLLMQNHRARNGFTHDDLSEAVKKPIKRLFTVASIVSDHEVRKSPEKLFCVLNMHTALINAAPTLRKVFSTKSIRDVLQELEDSVRGILKELKGLIHTYNSPKVVQDGDILPICGYLMRYIMLLVKHKGSLDRILSHDYTDSLLKVEGMSLTSDLVSGLITDLESVIDKHSKQCAASKGLQFIFLMNNIHFILQEVKQSDVQLTVKAKWFEKRRSLIKGYIKSYLSASWGPVTSSLEVAKSMPPTKKARINLLNFWYTAPPMTPLQSFASSFNEACSSQICLKVPSPTLRDELRVKILEFVSRAYHGHLASQRQSAEQNAREFESEWKTKISELFEG from the exons ATGGATCTGGCAACTGTACCTCGACCTGCAAGTGAGAAGGTACACCTGGCAGTGGGGGATGATGTTACGCAGTGTCGGCTTACTGTCCGATGGGCTTTGCACTTCATCCCACCACATATGTTGTTAGTTCTTGTCCACATCCACAGGCCAACTACCCCAA CTGTATTGGGAGCTTCAGTGGCAGCAAGCAAGTTGACAGAAGATCATGTTAGCGCGCACAGGATAAGTGAGAAAAACGTGATTGAGAAGAACTTAAAGGAGTGCTTGCAAATGTGTAAG GTCCAAGCAGAGATACTCATAATTGACAAAGATGATGTGATCGCTGGACTTGGGGAGGCAGTCAAAGACCAGAAGGTTACTACACTCGTTATGGGTGTCAAAAGAAG AAAACATGGCTGGAAGAGCAAGACAGCAGATGCTTTGGAAAAACAAGCCGACTGTTTGTGCAATATTCTGTATCTTCATGAGGGAGTTCTCGTTGCCAGCAG GCATCAGCACACAGATAGGAAAATTGGCATGCCTTCTTTGGTAGGTTGCCACTTCTCAGGCAGTAATAGTAACACCACGAAATCCTCTTCTTTCTTCAACTCTCGAAGCACCGCCGACACCTTTGACACGGAGCATCTTGATGACCCTTCCTTAGTGATGAATTCAACCTATATATACCATGATTGTAGGTTCAACACTATAATTGGTCTCAAGTCATTTGACACTTTTAAGGAGCTAGTAAAGCAGCAAATTTTAGCTGAGCACTCAAGGGACTTGTACCAGGCATTCAACATCAAATACTGTGATATCTTCACTGGGTGCCAGTTAATTGGTGGCTTTGACTCACTCATTGGAGTAGATCCCCAACATTTAGGGGAGGAACATTGGAAATCCATCAAGAGCTGGCCTGCAGTGTTGGAGTATATTGTCAGTGTTCTCAAGACATTGCAGATGCAGCTCCTCATGCAGAATCATCGTGCACGCAACGGATTTACACATGATGACCTTTCAGAAGCAGTGAAAAAACCTATTAAGCGTCTGTTCACTGTTGCTTCAATTGTATCTGACCATGAGGTGCGGAAGTCACCAGAGAAGCTATTCTGTGTACTGAACATGCACACAGCACTCATAAATGCTGCCCCCACTCTCAGGAAAGTCTTCTCTACAAAATCCATCAGAGATGTTCTTCAAGAACTGGAGGACTCTGTAAGGGGAATACTTAAAGAACTTAAAGGCTTAATTCATACATACAACTCACCAAAAGTAGTGCAGGATGGAGATATCCTGCCGATATGTGGGTACCTCATGAGATACATCATGCTCCTAGTGAAGCATAAAGGTTCACTTGATAGGATTCTATCTCATGATTACACTGACAGTCTGTTGAAAGTTGAGGGAATGAGTTTGACAAGTGATCTAGTGTCTGGGCTCATTACTGATCTAGAATCAGTAATTGATAAACATTCAAAGCAATGTGCTGCTTCTAAAGGACTCCAGTTCATATTCTTGATGAACAACATACATTTCATACTTCAAGAAGTCAAGCAATCAGACGTACAGCTGACTGTAAAAGCCAAGTGGTTTGAGAAACGCCGATCCTTGATCAAGGGGTACATAAAGAGTTACCTATCTGCATCATGGGGACCTGTTACGTCCTCCTTGGAGGTTGCAAAAAGCATGCCTCCCACTAAAAAGGCAAGGATAAACTTGCTCAACTTCTGGTACACGGCTCCGCCAATGACTCCCTTGCAGAGTTTTGCTTCGTCTTTCAATGAAGCTTGCAGTAGCCAGATTTGCTTGAAGGTACCTAGTCCAACTCTTCGAGATGAGCTTCGTGTAAAGATCCTTGAGTTTGTTAGTCGAGCGTACCATGGACACTTGGCAAGTCAGAGACAGTCTGCAGAACAAAATGCGAGGGAATTTGAATCGGAGTGGAAAACCAAAATTAGTGAATTGTTTGAAGGATGA